The Curtobacterium herbarum genome contains the following window.
TCCTCTTCGCCGCGCCGAGCATCGTCGAGGACCTCGCGACCCTGGTCCGCACGCTCGAGGACGACGTCCTGGGCGACTGAGCCCCGAACCGAGCCCGAGCCGCCCGCTCTGGGGGGTCTGCACAGGCGTGCACGCGACTGGCGGGGACAGAGGTCCTTTGCTACCGTTCAGGAGTCCCGTTACCTGCTCGTTACCGACGAGCGCCCGTGCCTCGAACTCAGGATCATCACCGAACGCATGCTCGACTCCTCGCAGACGCCCACGACCATCGACCGCAACGCCCCCGGGGCGACGCCGTCCGTGCACCTGACGAGACGAGCTCGGATCGAAGCCGAACGCGCCGCCGCGAAGACGTCCCGCCGCCGGTCGGACGTCGACCGCACGGTGACCTCCAGCGACGCGGCCCGCCCGGAGTCCGCTCGCCCGGAGCCCGCCCGCCCGGAGCCCGCCCGCTCCGAGTCCGCTCTGTCCGGCCCGGCGACGCCGCCGGCACCCTCGTCGCCGGTCCTCCCGTCGTCGAGCGCCGCACCGCTGACGCCGCCGGCACCGTCCTCCCCGGTCGTCGCGCCGCTCGCCGAGAGCACCCCGGCCCCCGCAGCCACCCGGCCCACAGCCACCCGTCCCGCGGCTGCCCGTCGGACCCAGACGACGAAGCGCGCGGCACGGACCGCGGCCCCGAAGACCGTCCGTGCTGCCGCGCCGACGGTCGCCGCCGGCCCCCGGGTCGACCGCGCCACGCGGCACATCACCCGCACCGCCGCTGCTGCTGGCCGACCGACCCGCAGCTCCGGTGCCTCCTTCCGTCGGACCGCGTCCCGCGTGACCGTCGTCGGCGCCCTGCTCTTCAGCGCCGGGCTCGTCGTCTCGACGTCGCTGCCCGCACAGGCCGTGTACGTCCCGCAGCCCGGTGCGGCCACCGTCCGTGCCTCCATGCAGGACGCGCAGTCGCTCTCCGTGGGCGACGCCGTCGAAGGGACGGTCGACCGCGACGCGTACACCGTCTCCCAGGCCCAGCGGAGCATCTCCGCGACAGCTGGCACGGCCACCGACTCCTCCACGTTCACGAACGACGCGAACGGCACGATCCAGTGGCCGTTCCCGGTCGGCGTCCCGATCTCGTCGGGCTTCGGGGGACGTCAGGTCGCCGGGTGCTCCTTCTGCTCGACGTTCCACCAGGGTGTCGACTTCGCCCCGGGTGCCGGCACCGCCATCGGTGCGGTGGCCGACGGCACCGTCATCAAGGTGCAGGCGAACGACGGCGGCTTCGGCAACGACGTCTGGATCCAGCACGACGTCGACGGCAAGCAGTTCGTCAGCGTCTACGGCCACATGCTCGACAACTCGTTCCAGGTCGTGCAGGGCGAGCAGGTCAAGGTCGGGCAGACCGTGGGTCTGGTCGGCAGCACGGGCAACTCCACGGGCCCGCACCTGCACCTGGAGATCCGCATCAACGGCGTCCCGGTGGACCCGCTGGCGTGGCTCCGCGCGAACGCGAACTAGCCCTCGCGGACGGCACGCCCGGGCGTCACGGTCGGTTCCGGACCACCGTCGCGGGTCTGCTATCCTCGTGTGGTGCCGCTCGCGGTACTCGCCCCGATAGCTCAGTGGTAGAGCACTTCCATGGTAAGGAAGGGGTCGTCAGTTCAATCCTGACTCGGGGCTCTGACTCGCAGTGTCGTCACTTCGCGGTGATCACTGCGGATCCATGGCGGGGTAGCTCAGTTGGTTAGAGCACACGGCTCATAATCGTGGTGTCGCGGGTTCAAGTCCCGCCCTCGCTACCGTGCTGGTCGGACAGGTCAGATCAGCGGGAACGACGTCAAGACGGCAAGGCCCGGCGCAGCAGTGCCGGGCCTTCGTCGTTCCCGGGCCGTCGTCGTTCGCCGGGCCGTCGTCGGTCCGCGGGCTGTCGTCGTCCGCGGTCGTCGTCGTTCCCACGGTGGCCCCTGCGGTCGTGGCGCTTCCCACGGACCGGTGTCGTGCCTCCCGTCCGAACGCGGCCCGCCGGGACCCGGACCCGCACCCGCACCCGGACCCGGACACCGAGCCGACTGGTCGGCGGCGTCCGGCCGAGCGCCGCTGTCACTCCCGCGGCGGACGGGCTCGGCCCAGCCCGGCCCGGCCCGACCGGCGCGGACCTCCGGACCGCCTCAGCGCAGCGTGATGCCCGACGTGTCGATGCGGTCCGTCCGGTGCAGCAGGATCCCGCCACCGTGCAGGGTCGTCTCGACGAGAGAGGCGACGCGGTGCCACGCCTCCCGCCGGCGGTTCGCCCCGATCATGCCGCCGACGACCGCAGCGCCGTGGTCAGCGTGCCGCAGGGTGAGCACCGCGTGCCCCGGCGTCGCGGACAGCGCGACCTCGTAGCGCCGGTACTGCTGCGCGGGTCGGACCAGCGCACCGAGGAGAGCGGTCGCGAGCCGGTTGCCGGAGGCGACGGCCAGGAGCCCGTCCGCACTGACAACGCGGTGGCCGTGCGCACGCAGCGCCGCGTCGACGAGCTCCACCGCCGTGCAGCGGTGGTGCTCGAGCACCGTGTACTCGGTCGTCGTCTCCATCGCCACTCCCCGCGGACCGCGCGGCCGTCCCCAGACCGGCGCGTCGCCAGCATAACCGATGCGGATTCATCTATCTGCCGGTTCCCGGTGGTTCACCGTGCGTGCGACCGATCACCTGCGTCCGGGGTCTCGGTAGACTGCTGCGGTGTCAGTGAACCCCGAGCTCGTCGGCAGGACGTTCCCGCCGGCCCCGCCGTACCTGGTCGGTCGTGAGAAGGTGCGCGAGTTCTCCCGCGCCGTGTTCGCCACGAACCCGATCCACTCCGACCCCGCGGCCGCCCGGGCCGCCGGGCACGCCGACGTCGTCGCTCCGGCGACGTTCGCGGTCGTCGTGCAGGAGGCGACGCTCGCACAGCTCCTCGCCGAGCCGGACGCCGGCATCGACTTCTCGCGGGTGGTCCACGGCGAGCAGAAGTTCGCGTACGTGCGACCGATTGTCGCCGGGGACGAGCTCACCGCGACCCTCGCCGTGACGAGCGTGAAGACCCTCGGCGGCAACGCGATGGTCACCGCCGAGTCGACCGTGGTCGACGCCGACGGCCAGCACGTCGTCACCGCCACGTCCACCCTCGTCGTCCGAGGAGATGACGCATGACCGACACCACCTCCGACCCGCAGGTCGGTACCGTCGTCGCCGAGCGCCAGGTCCACCTGACACGCGACTCGCTCGTCCGCTACGCCGGTGCCTCCGGGGACTTCAACCCGATCCACTACCGCGACGACGTCGCCGCCTCGGTCGGGCTGCCCGGTGTGCTGGCGCACGGCATGCTCACCATGGGCCTCGCCGTCCAGCCCGTCGCCGAGTGGCTCGGCGACCGCGGCTGGGTCGCCTCGTACGGCGTCCGCTTCACCCGACCCGTCGTCGTCGACCCGACCGACGGTGCCGACGTCGGCGTGGTCGCCAAGGTCGGCACCCTCGACGAGCAGGGCCGACCGCAGCGCATCGACCTCACCGTGACCGCCGCCGGGCAGACCGTGCTGGGCAAGGCGCAGGTCACGGTGGCGTTCCACTGACCGTGGCCGACACGACGCTCGCCGAGCTGACGACCCTCCGCGTCGGCGGACCGGCCGGCCGCCTGCTGGTCGCCGACACCACCGACGAACTCGTCGCCCACGTCGTCGACGCCTGGTCGGACGAGGACGACTGGCTGGTCCTCGGGGGCGGCAGCAACCTGCTGGTCGCCGACCAGGGCTTCCCCGGCACCGTCGTCGTGGTCCGGACCCGCGGGATCGACGCCGAGACGGACGCCGACGGCGTCACCGTCCGGGTCGCCGCGGGGGAGCCGTGGGACGCGTTCATCGCCACGACCGTCGAGCGCGGGTGGACCGGACTGGAGGCCCTCAGCGGCATCCCGGGCACGGTCGGTGCCGCCCCCGTGCAGAACATCGGCGCCTACGGGGTCGAGCTCTCCGACGTGCTCACCGCGGTCGACTTCCTGGACGCCGAGACCGGGGAGCGTTCCTGGGTCCCCGCGTCCGAGCTGGCGCTCGGCTACCGCACGAGCACCCTCAAGCACGGGCGCCGTGGCGTCGTCCTGACCGTCGAGTTCCGGCTCGGCACGGCCACCGGCGACGGCGTCCCCGTGCGTTACGCCCAGCTCGCCGGGTCCCTCGGCGTCGAGCTCGGCACCCGGGTCGCCCCCGCCGACGTCCGCGCCGAGGTGCTGCGGCTCCGCGGGTCCAAGGGCATGGTGCTCGACGACGCGGACCCCGACACCTGGAGCGCCGGGTCGTTCTTCACGAACCCGATCGTGTCGGCCGAGTTCGCCCGGACGATGCCCGTCGACGCCCCGCGCTGGCAGGTCGGCGACGACGTGAAGCTCAGCGCCGCCTGGCTCATCGAGCACGCGGGCGTGCACCGCGGCTACGGCGTCCCGGGGTCCCGCGCCGGGATCTCCACGAAGCACACCCTGGCGCTGACCAACCGCGGGGGAGCGACGGCCGCCCAGGTCGCCGAACTCGCGCGCTACGTGCAGGTGACGGTCGCGAACCGCTTCGGCGTGACGCTCGTGCCGGAGCCCGTCGTGGTCGGGGACCTGCTCGCCTGACCGGCGGTCCGGACCTGTCGGACGCGGGCCGGGCCTCCCGGCCGTGCGTCGCGGCGACCGTCGTGACCGACCCGGACCCCGTCGTGCCCCGCAGCGACGTCGTGCCCCGCAGCGACGTCGTGCCCCGCAACGACATCGCGCCCCGTCCAGACGGGGCGCGATGTCGTGACCGGGGTGTCGCCGAGGTCAGCCGAACAGGCGGGCGAGACGGGCGACGCCCTCGGCGATGTCGTCGTCACCGAGCGCGTACGACAGGCGCAGGTACCCGGAGGGACCGAAGGCCTCGCCCGGGACGACCGCGACCTCGGCGTGCTCGAGGATCAGGTCCGCCAGCTCCAGCGTCGTGGTCGGCGTGCTGCCTGCCCATTCGCGACCCAGGAGCGCGGTGACGTCGGGGTAGACGTAGAAGGCGCCCTGCGGGACCGGCGTGACGAAGCCCGGGATCGCGTTGAGGCCCGCGACGATCGCCTGCCGTCGGCGGTCGAAGGCGTCCCGCATCGCGGCGACGGGCTCCTGCGGGCCGGTCAGTGCGGCGATCGCAGCGCGCTGCGAGACGTTCGCGACGTTCGACGACAGGTGGGACTGCAGGTTCGACGCGGCCTTGATCGCGTCCGCCGGGCCGACCATCCAGCCGACCCGCCAGCCGGTCATGGCGTACGTCTTGGCGACGCCGTTCACCAGGATCGTCGTGTCCGCCAGGGCCGGGACCTGCTCGAGCACGCCGGAGAACGTCAGGCCGTCGTAGACGAGGTCCTGGTAGATCTCGTCGCTGATCACCCAGATGCCGTGCTCGAGCGCCCACTCGCCGATGGCGCGGGTCTGCTCGGCGGAGTACACGGCCCCGGTCGGGTTCGAGGGGGAGCAGAACAGCAGCGCCTTGGTCTTCGGCGTTCGCGCTGCCTCCAGCTGCTCGACGGTGACCAGGTAGTCCTGGTCGCTGCCGGCGAAGACGTCGACGGGGACGCCGCCGGCGAGGCGCACGGCCTCGGGGTAGGTCGTCCAGTACGGCGCGGGCAGCAGGACCTCGTCGCCGGCGTCGACCACGGTCTGGAACGCCTGGTAGACGGCCTGCTTGCCGCCGTTCGTGACGATGACCTGCGACGGGTCGACGGCGATGCCGGACGCCCGCGCCGTCTTGTCGGCCACCGCACGCTTGAGGTCCGGGAGGCCCGTGGCCGGGGTGTAACGGTGGTTCGCCGGGTCCTGCGCCGCAGCGACGGCGGCGTCGACGACGTGCGCCGGGGTGGCGAAGTCGGGCTCGCCCGCGGCGAACGAGATCACCGGGCGACCGGAGGCCTTCAGCGCCTTCGCCTTGGCGTCGACCTTGAGGGTGGCGGACTCGGCGATGGCGGCGATCCGAGAGGCGATGCGCGGCCGGGTGCCGGCGGCGGTCTCGCTGCGGTCGGTGGTCTGGGTGCGGTCGGTGGGCTGAGGGCTGGCGGCTTCGGTGCTCACGGGGTCAGCCTACCGACGCGCCGCGCCGGAGCATCCGTCAAGTGGACACCGCCGTCGGGACTCCCGTACACTGTTCTGCGGCGGTTGAAGTCTGTCGGAAACAGACTTCTTCTCCCTGGAACGACCGGATCCCGTACGGGTGGACGTTCCGAAGGGCGGTGGCTCAATTGGTAGAGCAGCGGTCTCCAAAACCGCAGGTTGCAGGTTCAAGTCCTGTCCGCCCTGCACATCGGGAAGGGTTGAAGTGGCGAGCAAAGACGTGGAGACGACCGACGACGTCGTCGCCCAGGCAAAGGTCGACCGCGCACAGCGCCGTGGCCCCTTCGCCGCGATCGCACTGTTCATCCGCCAGGTCTTCGGCGAGCTGCGCAAGGTCGTCACCCCGACCCGCAAGGAACTCTTCAGCTACACGGGCGTCGTGCTCGTGTTCGTCGTCGTCATGATGGTCCTCGTGTCGATCCTCGACTTCGTGTTCGGTCTCGGCGTCGGCTACGTGTTCGGCAACGGCCCCACGGCCTGACCCAGCTGGCACGAACCCCGGCGTGCTGCAGTCTTGGCGCGCCCGGCCTGACCGCAGGTCCGACCGCTCCGGTCCTCCTCGGGGTACGGTCTTCCGGAGACGGTGACCCGTTCCCTGCCCGGGACACGAGCGCCATCCCGATCCGCACCATCGAACGGAAAGAACCGACTGTGTCTGACTACTCCCGCGACGACATCGACCTCGCGACCGCTGCCGAGCAGTCTTCCGAGGTCGAGGAGAACCAGGAAGGCGACGTCGAGACGAGCGAACTCCGTTCGACCGACTCCGCCGAGGAGCGCGCGATCTCCGTCGAGGACGAGGACGACGAGTCCCTCGGCCTGAGCGACGAGCCGGACGACGGCACCGTCGCCGCCGAGCTCGACGAGACGCTGGACGCCCTCGCCGAGTCGCGTGACCCCGAAGCCGACGCCGTCGTGGACGACGCCCTCGAGATCGACAGCCCCGACGAGGCCGAGGCCGCCGTCGAAGCCGTCGAGGACGAGGAAGAGTCCGAGCTCGAGGAAGAGTCCGAGCTCGAGGAAGAGACCCCGGCCGAAGCGAGCGCCACCGTCGCCGCCGAAGAGTCCGCCGACACGCTCGGTGCGATCGCCCCGGAGTCCGAGGTCGAGCTGGCCCCCGACACCGAGGTCACGATCACGGCCGAGGACGAGGACGACGAGTCCGAGGTCGACCCGTACGAGGCGTTCAAGGCCGAACTGCGGATGAAGCCGGGCAAGTGGTACGTCATCCACTCCTACGCGGGCTTCGAGCGCCGCGTGAAGGCCAACATCGAGAACCGCATGGTCTCGATGTCGATGGAGGACTACATCTACCAGGCCGAGGTCCCGATGGAGGACGTCGTCGAGATCAAGAACGGGCAGCGCAAGCTGGTCACCCGCGTCCGGATCCCCGGCTACGTGCTCGTCCGCATGGACCTCGACGAGGACTCGTGGTCCGTCGTCCGCCACACCCCGGGTGTCACCGGCTTCGTCGGCAACGCGCACAACCCGACCCCGCTCCGCTTCGACGAGGCCTTCGGCATGCTGAAGTCCCTCGTCCAGGTCGCCGAGGCCGCCCCGACCAAGGGCGGCGCGAAGGGCAGCGGTTTCGCCCAGGCGCAGCCCCAGGCCGAGGTCGACTTCGAGGTCGGCGAGACGATCACCATCAAGGAAGGCTCGTTCGCGGGTCTGCCGGGGTCGATCTCCGAGATCAAGCCGGAGAGCGGCAAGCTCACCGTGCTCGTCTCGCTCTTCGAGCGCGAGACGCCGGTCGAGCTCAGCTTCGACCAGGTGACCAAGCTCTGACGCTGGACACCATCCACTAGACTGTTCGAGTTTGGGTCCGCGCGCCTCGTGCGCTGCGGGTCCGTCACCGCGATCCGGAACCGCCGGAGACGCGGGAGAGTGCACGGATCCCCGTGCGTTCGATCCCAGGAGGAAAGCGAAACATGGCACCGAAGAAGAAGGTCACGGGCCTGATCAAGCTGCAGATCAACGCGGGCGCCGCCAACCCGGCACCGCCGATCGGTCCGGCGCTCGGTCAGCACGGCGTGAACATCATGGAGTTCTGCAAGGCGTACAACGCCCAGACCGAGTCGCAGCGCGGCAACGTCATCCCGGTGGAGATCACCGTCTACGAGGACCGTTCCTTCACGTTCATCCTCAAGACCCCGCCGGCAGCCGAGCTCATCAAGAAGGCCGCGGGTGTGAACAAGGGTTCCGCGACGCCGCACACGGTGAAGGCCGGACGCATCACGGCGGACCAGATCCGTCAGATCGCCGAGACCAAGCAGGCCGACCTGAACGCCAACGACATCGAGCAGGCGACGAAGATCATCGCCGGTACCGCTCGTTCGATGGGCATCACGGTCGAGGCCTGAGCCTCACCCTCCACACCCCAGTACTCACCGTGGGAGAGCCGCGCCGGCTCGTCAACCACGTATCTCGCAAGGAGACCACCATGGCGAAGAAGTCCAAGGCGTACCGCGCCGCGGCCGCGAAGATCGCGGCCGACAAGTTCTACACCCCGACCGAGGCAGTCGCCCTGGCGAAGGAGACCGGCTCTGCGAAGACCGACTCCACCGTCGAGGTCGCACTGAAGCTCGGCGTCGACCCGCGCAAGGCGGACCAGATGGTGCGCGGCACCGTCATCCTCCCGCACGGCACCGGCAAGACCGCCCGCGTCATCGTCTTCGCGACGGGTGCAGCCGCTGAGGCCGCCATCGCCGCCGGCGCCGACGAGGTCGGTGGCGACGAGCTCATCGCGAAGGTCGCCGAGGGCTACACCTCGTTCGACTCCGCGGTCTCGACCCCGGAGCTCATGGGCAAGGTCGGTCGTCTCGGCAAGGTGCTCGGGCCGCGTGGCCTCATGCCGAACCCGAAGACCGGCACCGTGACCCCGAACGTGGCCCAGGCCGTGAACGAGATCAAGGGCGGCAAGATCGAGTTCCGCGTCGACAAGCACTCCAACGTGCACTTCGTCGTCGGCAAGGCCTCGTTCACGCCGGAGCAGCTCGACGAGAACATCACCACCGCGCTCGACGAGATCGTCCGTCTCAAGCCGAGCGCAGCCAAGGGCCGCTACATCATGAAGGGCGCCGTCTCGACGACCTTCGGCCCGGGCATCCCGCTGGACGTCAACGTCTTCTGATCCTGATCAGCAGCGGATCGCACTGATCCCCAGCACCACGGCACGACCAGGACGGCCCGCACTCCGGTGCGGGCCGTTCTGCGTTCCCGGACGTTCTGCGTTCCCCGGCCGTTCCGCGTTCCCCGGACAGCCCGGCGGACCAGTACCGTGAACCCGTGCGGATCTTCGTGAACGTCCTGCGGCTCGCAGCCGCGATCGCCATCGTCGCAGCCATCGGGCACGACCTGCAGGCTGCGCTCGGGGACGGGTTCGTGTTCTGGAACTTCTTCGGGTACTTCACGAACCAGTCGAACATCCTGGTCGCCGTCGTGTTCGTCCTCACCGTCGTGGCCGCAGCCCGGCGCCGTGACACCGGACGTCGCCTGGACCTGTTCCGCGGCGCCGCGACGGTCTACATCGCGACGACCGGCCTGGTCTACAACACCCTGCTCGTGCAGGTCGGACAGGCCGTGGGGGAGTCCTGGTCGAACGACGTCCTGCACCGGTGGATCCCGCTCTACGTCGTGCTGGACTGGCTGCTGTTCTCGGACCGCAGCCGGCTGTTCTTCCGTGACGTCTGGTGGTTCCTGATCTACCCGGCGGTGTGGCTCGTGGTCGTCGTGATCCGTGGTGCGACGGACGGTTGGGTGCCGTACCCGTTCCTCGACCCGAAGTCGGGCTACGGCGTCGTCGCGCTCTACTGCCTGGGCGTCGCGGTGTTCATCGGCCTGATGGGGCTGATCGTCGTCGCGTTGTCCCGCGTCCGGCTGATCCCGGTCAGCGAGCGTCCCGCAGTCGGTCGAGCACCAGGTCCGCGAGTGCGATGAGCCCACGGATCGCGTCGTCGTCGCGGTCGATCCAGCGGCACTCGGGCTCGTCGGCAACCGGCACGAAGTCGTCGTGCTTCTCCCAGACGAACAGGGTCCGGTCGGCGCCGAGGACGTACTGCTGCCACCACACCTGCCGCATGTAGTGGCGCGGCACGCGGGTGAAGCCGTTCGCGGTCGTCTTGATCTCGGCCAGGAGCAGGCGTCCGTCGCGGTCCAGGCCGACCCCGTCCGGCGTCGCCAGGTGCGCCCGGTTCGTGGCCGCGTGGAACAGGTGCGCGGAGGGCTGGATGCCGTGCGTCGCCGCGACCCACGAGGCGATCACGGGTTCACGTTCCTTGCCGTGCTCGGTGTAGACGTTGCCCGCGAAGCGCGAGCCGTAGCGCTTGTCGGCGACGACCGCGTCGACGGCGTGCAGGGACGCGAGGCGTGCGACGTCGGTGGCGGTGATGCCCATCGCACGGGCCCGCAGCCAGGCGACGCGGTCCGACGAGTGCGCGACGATCCGTTCGGTGTGCCCGCGGAGAGCCGTGAAGGCGTCGTGCGCGCGGGCCGGCCGGGCAGCGCCGGGGCGACCGGCGGCGGACGTGCCGGCCGACGTGTCTGTGCGAGCCGACGTGCCTGCGCGAGCCGACGTGGCGGAGCCGGGCTGGGCCTCCCACCCGTCATCCAGGTCGCCCCAGAGAGTGGGCTGCACGATCGTCACACCCCGATTGTCCACCCGACCACCGGCACCCGCGAAACCGCCGCGCGGTCGGACGGGACCGGTCAGGAGACCAGCTGCCGACCCTCGGCGAGGGTGACGAGTTCGTCGACGCCCGCGGGGGAGAGCGCGTAGGCGATCGCGAGGGCTGCGGCGCCCTGCAGCGCGGCGATCGAGCCGGCGCGGGACTGCGCGATGACGAGGTGCTCGGTGGCCAGCGGCATCGAGCGGGAGTAGACGACCTCCCGGACGCCGGCGAGCAGGTGCTCCCCGGCCTGGGTGATCGAGCCGCCGAGGGCGATCACCGACGGGTTGATGAGCGAGACGCAGGTGGCGAGGACCTCGCCGATGTCGCGGCCCGCCTGGCGGACGGCGCCGATCGCGTCGAGGTCGGACCGCGCGACGAGGTCGATGACGTCGGCGCTGGTGTGCACGTCGTGGCCCTTGGCGCGGAGTGCGCGGGCGATCGCCGGACCGGAGGCCACGGCCTCCAGGCATCCGGTGTTGCCGCAGTGGCAGGGGACGTCGCCCGCGCGGGAGACCCGGACGTGCCCGATGTCACCAGCGGTGCCCTGCGCGCCGCGCTGGATCCGACCCTCCGACACGATGCCGGAGCCGATGCCGGTGGCGACCTTGACGAAGAGCAGGTGGTCGAGGCCGGGCCAGCCGTGCGCGCGTTCACCGAGTGCGGCGATGTTCACGTCGTTGTCGACGAGGACGTGTGCCCGGACGTGCTGGCGGAGCCACCCGGGGACGTCGAACCCGTCCCAGCCCGGCATGATCGGCGGGTTCGCGGGACGCCCGGTGGAGAACTCGACGGGGCCGGGCAGCCCGATGCCGAACGCGATGACGTCGTCGCGGGCTCGGCCGACCGAGTCGAGCAGTTCGTCGACGACGCCGACGAGCCACTCGAGCGTGGGCACGGGGCCGGCGGCGATGTCGATCCGGGCCTCGCGGGTGGCGAGCTGGGTGCCGACGAGGTCGGTGACGGCGACGCGGCCGTGCGAGGCACCGAGGTCGGCGGCGACGACGAGCCGGGCGGCGGGGCGCAGGGCGAT
Protein-coding sequences here:
- a CDS encoding UDP-N-acetylmuramate dehydrogenase yields the protein MTVADTTLAELTTLRVGGPAGRLLVADTTDELVAHVVDAWSDEDDWLVLGGGSNLLVADQGFPGTVVVVRTRGIDAETDADGVTVRVAAGEPWDAFIATTVERGWTGLEALSGIPGTVGAAPVQNIGAYGVELSDVLTAVDFLDAETGERSWVPASELALGYRTSTLKHGRRGVVLTVEFRLGTATGDGVPVRYAQLAGSLGVELGTRVAPADVRAEVLRLRGSKGMVLDDADPDTWSAGSFFTNPIVSAEFARTMPVDAPRWQVGDDVKLSAAWLIEHAGVHRGYGVPGSRAGISTKHTLALTNRGGATAAQVAELARYVQVTVANRFGVTLVPEPVVVGDLLA
- the rplK gene encoding 50S ribosomal protein L11, with translation MAPKKKVTGLIKLQINAGAANPAPPIGPALGQHGVNIMEFCKAYNAQTESQRGNVIPVEITVYEDRSFTFILKTPPAAELIKKAAGVNKGSATPHTVKAGRITADQIRQIAETKQADLNANDIEQATKIIAGTARSMGITVEA
- the rplA gene encoding 50S ribosomal protein L1, with the translated sequence MAKKSKAYRAAAAKIAADKFYTPTEAVALAKETGSAKTDSTVEVALKLGVDPRKADQMVRGTVILPHGTGKTARVIVFATGAAAEAAIAAGADEVGGDELIAKVAEGYTSFDSAVSTPELMGKVGRLGKVLGPRGLMPNPKTGTVTPNVAQAVNEIKGGKIEFRVDKHSNVHFVVGKASFTPEQLDENITTALDEIVRLKPSAAKGRYIMKGAVSTTFGPGIPLDVNVF
- a CDS encoding pyridoxal phosphate-dependent aminotransferase — its product is MASRIAAIAESATLKVDAKAKALKASGRPVISFAAGEPDFATPAHVVDAAVAAAQDPANHRYTPATGLPDLKRAVADKTARASGIAVDPSQVIVTNGGKQAVYQAFQTVVDAGDEVLLPAPYWTTYPEAVRLAGGVPVDVFAGSDQDYLVTVEQLEAARTPKTKALLFCSPSNPTGAVYSAEQTRAIGEWALEHGIWVISDEIYQDLVYDGLTFSGVLEQVPALADTTILVNGVAKTYAMTGWRVGWMVGPADAIKAASNLQSHLSSNVANVSQRAAIAALTGPQEPVAAMRDAFDRRRQAIVAGLNAIPGFVTPVPQGAFYVYPDVTALLGREWAGSTPTTTLELADLILEHAEVAVVPGEAFGPSGYLRLSYALGDDDIAEGVARLARLFG
- a CDS encoding MaoC/PaaZ C-terminal domain-containing protein is translated as MTDTTSDPQVGTVVAERQVHLTRDSLVRYAGASGDFNPIHYRDDVAASVGLPGVLAHGMLTMGLAVQPVAEWLGDRGWVASYGVRFTRPVVVDPTDGADVGVVAKVGTLDEQGRPQRIDLTVTAAGQTVLGKAQVTVAFH
- a CDS encoding M23 family metallopeptidase gives rise to the protein MLDSSQTPTTIDRNAPGATPSVHLTRRARIEAERAAAKTSRRRSDVDRTVTSSDAARPESARPEPARPEPARSESALSGPATPPAPSSPVLPSSSAAPLTPPAPSSPVVAPLAESTPAPAATRPTATRPAAARRTQTTKRAARTAAPKTVRAAAPTVAAGPRVDRATRHITRTAAAAGRPTRSSGASFRRTASRVTVVGALLFSAGLVVSTSLPAQAVYVPQPGAATVRASMQDAQSLSVGDAVEGTVDRDAYTVSQAQRSISATAGTATDSSTFTNDANGTIQWPFPVGVPISSGFGGRQVAGCSFCSTFHQGVDFAPGAGTAIGAVADGTVIKVQANDGGFGNDVWIQHDVDGKQFVSVYGHMLDNSFQVVQGEQVKVGQTVGLVGSTGNSTGPHLHLEIRINGVPVDPLAWLRANAN
- a CDS encoding Pr6Pr family membrane protein, which gives rise to MRIFVNVLRLAAAIAIVAAIGHDLQAALGDGFVFWNFFGYFTNQSNILVAVVFVLTVVAAARRRDTGRRLDLFRGAATVYIATTGLVYNTLLVQVGQAVGESWSNDVLHRWIPLYVVLDWLLFSDRSRLFFRDVWWFLIYPAVWLVVVVIRGATDGWVPYPFLDPKSGYGVVALYCLGVAVFIGLMGLIVVALSRVRLIPVSERPAVGRAPGPRVR
- a CDS encoding YqaJ viral recombinase family protein; this encodes MTIVQPTLWGDLDDGWEAQPGSATSARAGTSARTDTSAGTSAAGRPGAARPARAHDAFTALRGHTERIVAHSSDRVAWLRARAMGITATDVARLASLHAVDAVVADKRYGSRFAGNVYTEHGKEREPVIASWVAATHGIQPSAHLFHAATNRAHLATPDGVGLDRDGRLLLAEIKTTANGFTRVPRHYMRQVWWQQYVLGADRTLFVWEKHDDFVPVADEPECRWIDRDDDAIRGLIALADLVLDRLRDAR
- the secE gene encoding preprotein translocase subunit SecE, which encodes MASKDVETTDDVVAQAKVDRAQRRGPFAAIALFIRQVFGELRKVVTPTRKELFSYTGVVLVFVVVMMVLVSILDFVFGLGVGYVFGNGPTA
- the nusG gene encoding transcription termination/antitermination protein NusG — its product is MSDYSRDDIDLATAAEQSSEVEENQEGDVETSELRSTDSAEERAISVEDEDDESLGLSDEPDDGTVAAELDETLDALAESRDPEADAVVDDALEIDSPDEAEAAVEAVEDEEESELEEESELEEETPAEASATVAAEESADTLGAIAPESEVELAPDTEVTITAEDEDDESEVDPYEAFKAELRMKPGKWYVIHSYAGFERRVKANIENRMVSMSMEDYIYQAEVPMEDVVEIKNGQRKLVTRVRIPGYVLVRMDLDEDSWSVVRHTPGVTGFVGNAHNPTPLRFDEAFGMLKSLVQVAEAAPTKGGAKGSGFAQAQPQAEVDFEVGETITIKEGSFAGLPGSISEIKPESGKLTVLVSLFERETPVELSFDQVTKL
- a CDS encoding ROK family transcriptional regulator; translation: MVDVTRTATTPPVGASELFQILRDGVPRTRGELAALTGMARSTIGVRIDALVDVGLVGAVDTAASTGGRPPAQIALRPAARLVVAADLGASHGRVAVTDLVGTQLATREARIDIAAGPVPTLEWLVGVVDELLDSVGRARDDVIAFGIGLPGPVEFSTGRPANPPIMPGWDGFDVPGWLRQHVRAHVLVDNDVNIAALGERAHGWPGLDHLLFVKVATGIGSGIVSEGRIQRGAQGTAGDIGHVRVSRAGDVPCHCGNTGCLEAVASGPAIARALRAKGHDVHTSADVIDLVARSDLDAIGAVRQAGRDIGEVLATCVSLINPSVIALGGSITQAGEHLLAGVREVVYSRSMPLATEHLVIAQSRAGSIAALQGAAALAIAYALSPAGVDELVTLAEGRQLVS
- a CDS encoding FAS1-like dehydratase domain-containing protein is translated as MSVNPELVGRTFPPAPPYLVGREKVREFSRAVFATNPIHSDPAAARAAGHADVVAPATFAVVVQEATLAQLLAEPDAGIDFSRVVHGEQKFAYVRPIVAGDELTATLAVTSVKTLGGNAMVTAESTVVDADGQHVVTATSTLVVRGDDA